The genomic DNA TCGTGGCCGCGTCCCGGGGGAGCTGTGTCACGTAGGCGTACGTGCCCGCCGCGAGCAACAGCACCGCGAGCCCGAGCGCGACGCCCTCGGGGACGAACCGGGCGACGACGGTGGCGGCGACGACGGCCCCGCCCGCCACGAGCAGGAACAGCGTCACGTCGCCGGCCACGTCCGAGACGCGGTAGAGTACCGAGAGGAAGGTGCCGAGCAGGCCGGCCACGCCGGCGAGCGCCAGCAGCCTGACGGGGTCGAACTCGGGGAGGAGCCGGGCGAGCCCCGCGTCGGCCTCGCCCGCGGTCCGCGACCCGGCGGTGGGTGCGCTCACGAGACCACCTCCCGGACGCGGTCGGCGACGGACCGCTCGGGCTCGTCGGCGGGCTCCGGTGGCCGCTCGCCGGCGAGCTGCTCGAACGGGACCGTCCGCCCCTGGATGGAGACGGTCGTCCCGTCGGAGCCCGACCGCACGATGACCTCGGCGTCCTCGCCGACGCTGCCGGCCTTCGTCCGCGCCAGCAGCTCGAGGATGCGGTTCCGGGCGGTCTCGCCGCGCTCCTCGTCGACCTCGCCGCTCGGGACCCGGACCCCGATGATGAGGTCGGCGTCGAGCAGGTAGGTGGCGATGCTCCCGACCGCGGCGGCCATCTCGTCGACGTACTCGTGGGAGGCCTCGCCGGCGACGGTGATGCCACCCTCCTCGTCGGCGGCCCACTCCGTGACGACGAGGTCACCCTCGGCCTGCTTCGCGGAGACCTTCCAGTTCACGTCGCGCAGCGGGTCGCCGGGGACGTACTCGCGGACCTCGTCGAAGGCGGCCCGGTCGTCGGCGGTCGCCTTCTCGACGAGGCCGGCCAGCGGCCCGCTGTCGGTCAGGGCGACCACGTCCGGGTAGACGACGACGGGCGCCGTGCCCGTGAGTTCGGTCTCGGTCGCGAGCAGGCCCAGCGAGTCCCGGACCCGGGCGGTCGCCGGGCCCAGGTCGTGGACCCCGCGGCCGACGAGCTCGCACTCCAGGCGGATGCTGCCGTCGCCCGGGAGCGAGACGGTCGCGCCCTCCTCGGTGACGGTCGCCGCGCCCGGGCGCTCGCGCCCGTCCGGACCGACGACGGTGGCATCGGCCACGCGCAGCCGCTCGGGGACCGCCTCGTGGAGGTCAAGCGGGACCGCCGACTCGACATCGATGGTGACGGTGCGGCTGGCGCCGGGGAAGCCCGGCGCGGGGGTGGAGCGCTCGACGGTCGGCGCGGGCGCGCGGTACAGCTGGACCGCGCCGACGCCGTAGCCGACGATGACGGGGACGACGAAGGCGTTCAGTCCCGTGATGCCGAAGCGGGCCCCGAGGTAGAGCGCGCCGAGGCCGACGGCCAGCGCGCCGAGACCGCGTCGTGTCGGTCGCATCTCACTCGACCGCGACGGCGTCGAGCGCTTCCGCGACGAGCTCCGTGCCCGTCCCCTCGCCGGCGCCGCGCCGGATGCGGTGGGCCAGCACGACCTGGGCCTCGGCCTGCACGTCGTCCGGGATGACGTAGTCGCGCCCGTCCAGCACGGCGCGGGCCTGGGCGGCACGCAGCAGCGAGATGGCCCCGCGCGGGCTCACGCCCAACTGGGCGTGGTCGCGCGTGTAGCGCGCCAGGCGCGTGACGTACTCGCGGATGGGCGCCTCCACCGCGACCGCGGCGGTCGCCTCCCGGGCCGCGAGCAGGTCCTCGGTCGTCGCGACCGGCTCCAGCTGCTCGATGGGGTGGTCGCCCACGACCTGCCCGAGGAGGGCGGCCTCGTCGGCCTCGTCCGGGTAGCCCAGCGAGAGCTGGGCCATGAAACGGTCCAGCTCGGCCGCGGGCAGGTCGTAGGTCCGGTCGCGCTCGACGCTGTTCTGCGTCGCGACGACGGTGAACGGCGAGGGGACCGGGTACGACTCCCCGTCGACGGTCACCTGCTCCTCCTCCATGGCCTCCAGCAGCGCGGACTGGGTCTTCGGCGGCGCCCGGTTGATCTCGTCGCCCAGCACGACGTTCGCGAAGATGGGGCCGCGCTGGAACTCGAACTCGCCGGTCCCCTGGTTGTAGATGTTGACGCCCGTGATGTCCGTCGGCAGCAGGTCGGGGGTGAACTGGACGCGCTTGAACTCGCACTCGAACGACTGCGCGACCGACCGCGCCAGCATCGTCTTCCCCACGCCGGGGACGTCCTCCAGCAGGACGTGCCCCCGCCCGAGGAAGGCACAGATGAGGTGCTCGATGGCATCGTGGTGCCCGACGATGACCTGTTCGACGTTGTCGATGACCGCACGGGCGGTCTCGCCGGCCGACTCGACGCTCGGGTCGGCGTCGAGCGCGGTGTCGGCGGTGGAGGGTGACTCGCTCATTGGGACCTCGCGGGACGGTGGCAGCGGTCACGGTAAGTGTCTTGCCTGTCCCCACGGGGCCTCTCGCTCGGCAGCTCCCCGAGTGTCATTGTACTGCACGGAGGGGCGGCGCGCTTGTAACTCTGCTGGGTGCGGGTATCCCGAGAGGTATATAGACGAAGGACGCCGCCAGCGGTTCGCGTCACCGCACTCCATGAACTCGGGGGCGAATCGGTCGGCTCCGCTGCTACGGCTTCTCCGGGCGAGGTACAGCCCGGGTGTCCCGGAGCGCGACGGGCGGACCGAACAGTTCGGCCGTATCCTTTTGTCGCAGTCGTCGAAATGTCGACCGATGGCAGAGCACGACGGGAAACCAACGGCCGACTCCGGGGTGGCGGCCCGCGAGTTCGAGCGTCGGGTCTGTCAGCTCGAATCGACCGTCCGGGAGGCGAACGAGGAACTGTTCGAGCAGCTGCAGGAGCAGGAGGCCGACCTCGACATCCGCAGGGAGCGACTCAGGGCGATGGAGCGGGACCTGCAGACCGTCGAGGAACGCGTCCAGCAGCTGGAGGCCGAACTGGCGGCCCTCCGGGAGGGAGAGTGACGCCGCCGGTCACCACGCCTTGCAGTCCGCACAGACCAGCCCCGGCTCGTCGCGCCAGCGCGCCTCGACGGTCGCGCCGCAGGCCGCACACGCGGCGCCCCCGGGCGACCAGTCGTAGGTCGAGCGGGCCGGTTCCACCTGGTCGGGAGGGAGGAACGTGGCGTCGTCCCCGGTGGTCGGCGCGTCGGTGGTCTCGGCCGCGTCCTCGACGGGGACAGCGTCGCCGGGAGAGTCGTTGGCGTCCTCGGCGTCCTCGGCATCGTCCCCCTTGCCCCCGCCGGCGAACTCGTCGAGCGAGGCGTCGCGGGTCATGCGCCGACGGACGGCCGCCGGCGGGTTAGCCCTGACGGTGGGGCCGACCCGCACACGCCCGCAACGGACAGACTGAAGGTCCGAGCGTCGCACGTGGAGGTATGGCAGAGACCGGAATCACGCCCGCGGAGGCCATCGACCTCGTCGTGACCAACGTCCTGAGCGACCCCATCACGCTCGTGCTGGTGCTGTTGGGAGCACTGTTCGTGGGCGGGGCGTCGGCGGTGCTGGGTCTCCTCTCGCTGGGCGCGGTCGCAGAGCAGCTGGGCCAGCTCGCCCCCGGTGGCCGGTCGCCGCCGGGGCCCGGGGAGCGGAGCTGAACCCGGCCGGAGCGTCGCCCGAACGCGTGTTCCTCAGTTCTCGATGCCCGCCTCGCGAGCGGCCGCGCCGGCCAGCTCGACGGCCGTCTCGAGGTCCGGCCCCAGCGGCGAGCCCACCACGAGCGAGTCCGCGTGCTCGAGGACGCCGGCCATCCGCTCGGCGACAGCCTCGGGCGTGCCGGCCATGCAGAACGCGTCGACCATCTCCGGGGTCACCTCGTCGAAGGCGGCGGAGAAGTCGCCGGCCGAGAGGTGCTCGCCGATGCGCTCGGCGCGGTCGGCGTCGAGGCCGTGGCGGTCGAGGACGGGCGGCGCGGCGCCGGCGGCGATGAACGCGACCGGCTGGACGGCGAGGTCACGGGCCGCCTCGGCGTCCTCGGCGACGGAGACGCTGGCGTAGGCCGCGAGGTCCACCTCATCATCCGCTGCGGGGCGGTCCTCGGCGCCCTCGTCGACGCGGTCGCGCGCCCACGCGAGGTCGTCCGGGTGCGAGCCGTTGAACAGCAGCCCGTCGGCGTGCTTGCCGGCCATCCGGCACATATGGGGCCCCTCGCCGCCGACGTAGACCGGGATGGAGCGGCCCTGCGGCGGCTCGAACTTCAGGCCCGCGCCGCTGGCCCCGAAGGTGCCGTCGTGGTCGACCGTCTCGCCGGCCCAGAGGTCCCGGGCGACGGAGAACGCCTCCAGCACCGACCGGAGCCCGCGCTCCTCGACGAGGCCGAGCGAGCGCAGCGCCGAGGGGTCACCCGGGCCGACGCCGTAGACCGCACGGCCGCCGCTGGCCTCGTCGAGGCTGGCGACGCGCGACGCGAGGGTGACGGGGTGGGTCTCGTACGGGTTGATGACGCCCGGGCCGACGCGGATGTCGGTCGCGCGGGCCAGACGGTCGCAGGCGACGAACGGGTCGCGGTTGAAGAAGTGCGAGGAGACGAAGGCGGTGTCGAACCCCGCGTCCGCCGCGCGGACGCCGAGGTCGGCGATGCGGTCGACCGGGTGTTCCGGCGTGAGTTCGATTCCGAGCATGGTTTTCTGTGGGGAGTCAGTGTTTTCGAGATATCCAGCGACTTCCAGATGTAGTTCGGATGTTCGGGCGTAATCGCGTCAGGCGTCCGTGTCGTGGCTGTCGCCGCCGAACGACCAGGCACGGAGCGCCTGCCGGACGACGTCGTCGTCCTCGGAGCGGAACAGGTTCTCCGAGCCGGCGTGGTCGCCGAACTCGAAGTCCCGGACCACGGCGACCGGCGTGCCCCCGTCGCCCTCCCCGGTGACGAGGTTCGCGGCGGCGGCGAGTTCGTCGACGACGGACTGGACCGTCGCCTCGAGTTCGCGGCCGTCGCGGTCGTGCTCGCCACGCCAGTCGCGCGAGGCGGGCAACCCGGCCCAGCCGACGGCGACCCCGCGTTGCCCGTAGCGGAACGGCCGCCCGGACGTGTCCGTGACGACGACGCGGTCGGCCGGGAGCGACTCCCGGAGCGCCGCCGCGCTGGCGCTCGGCGCCTCGGGGAGCAGGAGCAACTCGGCATCCGGGACGTTCGAACGGTCGATACCGGCGTTCACGGTGATGTGGCCGAACCGCGTGACCGCGAGGATGAACGGCGCCTCGAGGAGCAGCTCCTCGCTCTCGGCGAGGACGGCCTCCGCGAAGCGCGGGTCCTTCTCCTCGCCCTGGATCCGTCCGAGCCGGTCGGCGATGGCCCGGGCGCGGTCGCTCGGCGGGAAGTCATCGAGCGCGGCCGTCCGCCCCTCGGCCTTCGAGACGACCGTGCTGGCGACACAGACGACGTCGTCCGGCCGCAGGTCGACCTGTTCGGCGACGAGCGCCGCGAGGTCGTCGCCCTCCCGTATCTCCGGCAGTCCCTCGACCGCGAACACCTCCATGTACCCGTGGTCGGTGACGGGCGCACATAAGGAGCCCCGATAGCGGCGAGCCGGCCGGGGTACGTGGGGCGGGGAGCGAGGGGTGAGAATCCGACAGCGGTGGGCAGCAGGAGCGAGGGGTGAGGACCCGACGGCGGGGGACGCCGGGGGCGTTACGCCCTCCGGCCGGAGCGCCCCAGCTCCGCGAGCAGGTGCGACAGGTGGACGCGGTCGGAGGTCCCCTCCTGCAGGTCCATGTCGACCTCGCCGGCGAGCTGGTGGAGTTCGGCGAGGTCCCAGTTGCGGTTGCTCTCGCGGGCGACGCGCAGGAGCTCCGCGAGGAGTTCGTCCCCGGAGAGGCCCTCGTCCTCCAGCAGGTCGTCCAGCGTCGAGCGGGCGGCCTCGAAATCCCCGGACGCGGCGGCCGCGAGCATCTCCTCGACCCGGGCGTCGACGCCGACCTCGCCGAGCGCCTCGTACGCGGTGTCCATCGTGACGGCCGCCTCGTCGGCCCCGACGTCGGCCTTCGTCGCGACCAGTTGCGCACCCAGGATGGCCCGGCGGAGGTCGCCGTCCCCGTAGCTGGCGACGAAGTCGATGCCCTGGTCGTCGTAGCCCACACCTTCCGCGTCGAGGATACGCCGGAGGACCGTCGCCGTCTCCTCGTGGGTCGGCGCGCGCATCGGGACCGGGAAGCAGCGCGACTCGATGGGCGGGATGAGCTTCGAGGGTTGCCGGGTGGCGATGACGAACTGGGTGGTCCGGGCGTACTGCTCCATCACGCGGCGCAGCGCCTGCTGGAAGTCCTCGCGGATGGCCTCGGCGTTGTCCAGCAGGACCGTCTTGTACTGGCCGGAGACGGGCTGGTGCGCGGCGGACTCCTTGAGGACGTGGTTGATCATGTCGCGCTTGCTCAGCCGGGACTTCCCGTCGAGGAAGTGCGCGAAGCGCGGGTCGTTCTTGATCTCGGTCTTCGTCCGGCCGAAGAAGTCCGCGACGTTGATCTCCACGAGGTCGTTGTCCGGGTCCTCGTGGGCCTCGCGGGCGAGGGCGCGGGCGGCGGCCGTCTTGCCGACCCCCTCCGGCCCGTGGAGGATCAGGTTGATCGGCTCGGCCACGGCCTCGGTCAGGTAGTCGCGCACGTCCGGCTGCGGGAGGTCCACGAGGTCGGGCGCGTGCGTCTCCGTCCACAGCGGCGCGTCCATCGGCCGCGGGTAGGCGAGTCCGCCGTATCAATCCACCCGTTCGGCGGACGCCATCCCCCCACGACCTGCCCGATGTCGATGGGCAGCGTCGTCTCGGATCCCCATCGGTTCGGAATCCCCATCGGTTCGGAATCCCCATCGGTTCGGAATCCCGTCAGCGTCGTCGGACGGCGACGGGACGGAATCTCGGGTGAGGCCGGGATTTATGTCCGACAACGCCGAACTCGTGCTATCCGATGACCGGGACCGTTCTCTACGTCGACCCTGACGAGGAGGCACGTGGTGCCACCACACCGGCGCTGGAGGACGCCGGACTGGCGGTGACCGCCTGTGCCGACCTCGACACCGCCGTCGACGCGCTCGATGACGCCACCGACTGCGTGGTGACCGAGTTCGAACTCCCCGACGGCACCGGGCTCGACCTGCTGACCGCGGTCCGCGAACGGACGCCCGACGCGGGGTTCGTCCTGTTCACCGACGCGGACCCCGACGACATCGGCACCTCGGCGCTGGCGGGGGCCGTCACCGAGTACGTCCCGAAGGGCTCACCCAACGCCCACGAGCTGCTGGCCGACCTCCTCCGGCACACCGTCGCGTTCCGGAGCCAGACGGCCTACCCCCTGCCGGACGACGAGTCCGAGCGCGTCGCCGCGCTCGACGCCTACCGACCGGTACTGGAGGCGGTACAGCCCGCCTTCGACCGCCTGACCGCGCTCGCGAGCGACCTCCTCGACGTGCCGATGGCCACCATCGGCGTCGTCGACGACCGTGAGCAGGAGTTCCTCGCGTGCTACGGGGTCGACCTCGACATCGTCCCGCGCGAGCAGACCGTCTGCACGTACGCGCTGCTGGAACCGGGGGTGACGACCATCCCCGACCTCGCAGAGGACCCCCGGTTCGCCGACAACGAGGCACTCGACACCTACGGGCTCCGGGCGTACGCCAGCGCCAACCTCATCACACCGGAAGGTCGCGTCGTCGGGACGTTCTGCGCCTACGACAGCGTCCCGCGCGACTGGACCGACGACGAGCGCGAGCACCTCCGCCTGCTGGCGGCCGAGGCGATGGAGACGCTGGACCTCCGGCGCCGACTCCACGAACACGGGGGACAACAGGCCGCGGAACGACAGCGGAACGCGGTCCCCGCAGGCGCCCCATCCGACCAGTCCGAACGGCCCCCCGACGACTGGGAGGGAGGCCGTCGATGAGCAGCCAGCGATCCATGGAGCGCCCGACCGGCGACGGTTCCGACGACGGCGAGATGGACCCGTACGACTTCGACGGACTCCCGCTGGCACCGATTCCGGCCGGCCGGAACGTCCTCGTCACCGGTCCCCCCCACGTCGGCGCCCGGGACCTGGTCCTCCGGATGGTCGCCGGCTCCCTCGACGACGACGAGGCCGCGGTCCTCATCACCACGGACACCGACGCCGGAGGGCTCATAGAGAACTGCCGGCGCTGTGGGAGCGACCCGGCCACCGACGACATCGGCGTGGTCGACTGCGGCGGGACCGACACCGGCGGGACGCGGCCCACACGGCTGGAGACGGTGGCCGGGCCCGACGACCTGACGGGCATCGGGATGCGCTACTCGAAGCTGTGTGCCGACTTCGATGCGGACGGCGTCGACCGCATCCGCATGGGCGTCGCCTCGGTGTCCACGCTGCTCTCGTTCGGCGACGTGCAGCGTACCTCCCGCTTCGTCCACACGCTGGCCGGACGGAACGCCTCCATCGGTGGACTCGGGGTGTTCCTGCTCGACCCCGAGACCCAGGACGAGCGGACCGTCCGGACCATCGCGCACTTCTGCGACGGGCGGATCCAGGTCCGCCGGGGCGAAGACGGTGATGCCGGTGCCGAACTCCGGGTGCAGGGAATCGCCGGCCCCCGCGAGTGGACCCCGTTCGACCCGGACGCGCCCTGACCCGGGAGAGGACCCCGGTCCACGCTGGGAAGGCACACCGGGCTACGCTGGAAGGGAGCACCGGGCCACCTCGGTGACGGTCGAGTTCCACCGGAAACGGAGGGGTTGAAGCCGGAGGCCGCCACAGCAGGCCCCATGAGCGACGACACCACCGGCGCCGGGACCGACGAGGTCCGGACGTGGCTGGTCGAGCGGTCGTACGACAGCCGGAACCTCATCACGCTCGTCTACGCCACGCCCGACGGCGAGCGGGCGCTGACCCGTGAACTCTCCGCCTCGATGCTGGACCGGACACCCGTCACCGCCGCGCGCGACGTGGACCCGGACGACCTCGCGCCCGTCGAGGACGACGACCGGCGCGAGCGCTACCGGACGGAGGCCGAGCGGGTGCAGGAGAACAACGACCCCGACGACGAGATCTGAACGGGCCGCGAGAGCGGGCGCGGACCGGGACGGCGAACACGGACCGGGACGGCGAACACGGACCGGGACGACAGACACGGACCGGGACGACGGGCGCGGGCCGCGGCGACAGACACGGACCGAGGCGACAGACACGGACCGAGGCGACGGGCGCGGGCCGCGGCGGTCAGTCCGCGTCCGCGAGTGCGTCGAACGTCTTCTCGGCCCATCGCACCGCGAACGCGGGGCCGTTGCGCTCGTACGCACCGGTGTCGAGCGCGGCGAAGGGGTCCGGCAGGTCGAGCCCGTGCTTGACGGCGGCACAGGCCAGTTCCGCGGCGGCCGCGAAGTCGGTCGTGCCGCGCGCGACCTCCCCCGGCAGGCCGTCGAGGCGCGGCTGGAGCCGCTCGCCCGCGTCGGTCCAGGCGTCGTGGAGCGCCGGGAGGTGGGGGTCGTTCTCCGGGTCGCCCCAGGCCGAGAAGACAGGTTGTGTGAGACGGCCCACATAGGCGTCGAACAGCGCGGCGCCGAGCTGGTAGGTATCCGCCGGCGACAGCGGCGTCGCAGCCGCCAGTTCGGGATAGCGCTCCCCGAAGAACGCGAGGAACGACTCGGCGGGCGCCACGTCGGTCTCGACGAGCGCCTCGGCGATCAGGAACTCGACGAACGGCTCGGGCGAGCCCTCCAGCCGCGGCTTCACGAGGACCACGGGCGGCTCGGTCTGGCGGGTCCAGGCCACGCCCCCGTCGCCGGGGAGGCCGACGGTGAACTCCTCGCCCGCGTAGCGGTGGAGCACCTCGGGCGCGTCCGCCGGGAGCCACGCCTCGGGGGCCGAGAACGGGTCGAGCCGGTCGACGAGGAGGCCCAGCTGCTCGGCTACCGCCGGCTCGATGGTCTCGAAGTCCCGCGCGCAGTCCAGCACGACGGCCTCGGGCGCGTGTGCTCTGCGGACCGCGTCCAGGTCGTCGCCGAGGGTGCGTGGCTCGAACACGTCAGGCCATGTACAGGCTCACGTAGACGACCGCCACCACCGCGAGGAACGCCGAGGCGCCGATGGTGCCCATGACGATCTTCGTCGCGTCGCTCATTGTCGGTGCTCCGGCCGGCCACCATTTAAAAACTTCAGTTCGCGGCCGCGAGCGGTGGGGCCCGGAGTCGTCCCGCGTCGGCGGGAGTCCGTCCGAGTCGTCCCGCGTCGGTCCGCGTCGCTCCGGCCGGCTCACGCGGCCGGCGCGTCGACATCGTCCGCCACCGCATCGACATCGCTCGACGCCCCGTCCGCGCCGTTCCCGGCCGCCGCCAGCCCCTCCGCCCGGGCCTTCAGCGCCTCGTTGACGGCGTGGAAGCCGGCCTCGGTGTCCGCGCCGTAGCGTCGGAGCACGAGTCCCGCCAGCACACCAGAGAACGACTCCGACTGGGTCAGCCGCGAGCGGTGTTCGTCGATGGCCTCGACGCGGAACGAGTGCTCGCCGTCGAAGAGGCCGCGCACCCAGAGGTGGCCCAGCCATCGGAGTTCGTAGGCGTCGGAGTCCGGGTCGGCGGCGTCAAGGTCCGAGTCGGCGACCTCAGAGTCCGGGTCGTCAGTGACCGGGCCCGCGGCGAGCACGCGCGGCCGGAACGTCGGCATCCCCTCCGCCTCGGGGCCGGGCGCGACCACGAGCCGCTCGCCGGGCGCGGCGACGCCGGTGATACGCGAGCGGGGGTTCCACTCCGGGTACGCCCCGAAGTCGGTGAGCGCTGCCCAGACGGTCGCCGCCGGGGCCTCGATGTCGATGGACGTGTCGATGTGGTTCATACCCCTCGGACGCGCGCTCAGGAGATAAAGAGCGAGTGAGCCGGTGTGACACCTGTCTCCCCGGGGGCACGGTGACGGGCCGGGGACCATGTCGGCCGTCGAACCGGCCGCCGGCACTCATGAATCACCCGTTCTCCACGGGAAACGGAGGGGTATCCATCAGTGTCACACACCGTCACGATACGGCCGGCGGGTGGGAGACCGGCGGTGCCGACCCTGACGGCTGTGTACGACCGGGAGACGTGTCTCGTCGTGGGGGCGAGCGGGGCGCGGCCGGGAGGAGAGCGGGAGGCGAGCGCAGCGGGGCGGAAGGCAAGTGGGAACTCTCAGTCCCCACCCGCGCCGACCCGGGCAGTCCGTGCGATGGCCTTCCAGCGTCCGGTCGCGAACCGGGCCGCGTTGACCCCCGCCCGCGCGTAGAGGTCCAGCAGGATGGCCGCGTAGATGGCGACGACGCCGAGACCCCGGCCGGGAGCGAGCGACAGGGGACCGAGCGTGACCGCGTAGCCGACCGGAAGCGCGAGGAAGGCGACGGGGAGCCGGAGGAGGTAGGTCCCGACGAGCGTCCCGTAGAACGGCCAGCGCGTGTCCCCGGCGCCACGCAGGGCGCCGCGCGTGGTGCGCGAGAGCGCGAACCCCGCGACCCCGAGCGCGAACACCCGGACGAACTCCGCCGTAAGCGCGACGTCCTCCGTCCCGAACAGCATCGCGATGGGGGCAGCGAGAACGGCGAGGGCCGCCGCCGCGAGGAGCTGTGTGGCGAGCGCGACCCGGACCGTCGCCCACCCGTCGCGCGTGGCGCCCTCCTCGTCACCGCCACCGACCGCCTGCCCGACCAGCGTGCTCGCGGCGGTGGCGTACCCCCACGCCGGCATCATCGCGAACAGCACCACGCGGCGACCGACGGCGTAGGCCGCGACGTACGGCGTCCCGAGGACGCCGAGGACGAACAGGAACGGGAACCGGCCGAACGTGCGGGCCAGACGGGTGCCCGTGAGCGGCGTGGCGACCCGGACGATCTCGGCCACGAGGCCGCGGTCGAACTGTGGCCCCCCGACCCGGAGCCGGATGGCCCACCGGCCGGAGAGGAAGATCCCCGCGAAGACCGCGGCGCCCGCCGTGTTGGCGACGGCCGTGGCGATGGCGGCGCCCGCGACCCCGAGCGGCGGCGCCGGACCGAGACCGAAGACGAGCACCGCGTTCAGGACGATGTTCGTCGGGAGCGTCAGGAGCCGGACGTACATCGGCGTCCGGGTGTCGCCGACCCCGGCCAGCGCGCGGGCGGCGATCATCGACCAGAAACGGGGGGCCATCGACAGCATCACGATGCGGAGGTA from Haloglomus litoreum includes the following:
- a CDS encoding DUF7089 family protein produces the protein MFEPRTLGDDLDAVRRAHAPEAVVLDCARDFETIEPAVAEQLGLLVDRLDPFSAPEAWLPADAPEVLHRYAGEEFTVGLPGDGGVAWTRQTEPPVVLVKPRLEGSPEPFVEFLIAEALVETDVAPAESFLAFFGERYPELAAATPLSPADTYQLGAALFDAYVGRLTQPVFSAWGDPENDPHLPALHDAWTDAGERLQPRLDGLPGEVARGTTDFAAAAELACAAVKHGLDLPDPFAALDTGAYERNGPAFAVRWAEKTFDALADAD
- a CDS encoding GAF domain-containing protein, with the protein product MTGTVLYVDPDEEARGATTPALEDAGLAVTACADLDTAVDALDDATDCVVTEFELPDGTGLDLLTAVRERTPDAGFVLFTDADPDDIGTSALAGAVTEYVPKGSPNAHELLADLLRHTVAFRSQTAYPLPDDESERVAALDAYRPVLEAVQPAFDRLTALASDLLDVPMATIGVVDDREQEFLACYGVDLDIVPREQTVCTYALLEPGVTTIPDLAEDPRFADNEALDTYGLRAYASANLITPEGRVVGTFCAYDSVPRDWTDDEREHLRLLAAEAMETLDLRRRLHEHGGQQAAERQRNAVPAGAPSDQSERPPDDWEGGRR
- a CDS encoding DUF7573 domain-containing protein, encoding MTRDASLDEFAGGGKGDDAEDAEDANDSPGDAVPVEDAAETTDAPTTGDDATFLPPDQVEPARSTYDWSPGGAACAACGATVEARWRDEPGLVCADCKAW
- a CDS encoding AAA family ATPase, which encodes MDAPLWTETHAPDLVDLPQPDVRDYLTEAVAEPINLILHGPEGVGKTAAARALAREAHEDPDNDLVEINVADFFGRTKTEIKNDPRFAHFLDGKSRLSKRDMINHVLKESAAHQPVSGQYKTVLLDNAEAIREDFQQALRRVMEQYARTTQFVIATRQPSKLIPPIESRCFPVPMRAPTHEETATVLRRILDAEGVGYDDQGIDFVASYGDGDLRRAILGAQLVATKADVGADEAAVTMDTAYEALGEVGVDARVEEMLAAAASGDFEAARSTLDDLLEDEGLSGDELLAELLRVARESNRNWDLAELHQLAGEVDMDLQEGTSDRVHLSHLLAELGRSGRRA
- a CDS encoding AAA family ATPase codes for the protein MSESPSTADTALDADPSVESAGETARAVIDNVEQVIVGHHDAIEHLICAFLGRGHVLLEDVPGVGKTMLARSVAQSFECEFKRVQFTPDLLPTDITGVNIYNQGTGEFEFQRGPIFANVVLGDEINRAPPKTQSALLEAMEEEQVTVDGESYPVPSPFTVVATQNSVERDRTYDLPAAELDRFMAQLSLGYPDEADEAALLGQVVGDHPIEQLEPVATTEDLLAAREATAAVAVEAPIREYVTRLARYTRDHAQLGVSPRGAISLLRAAQARAVLDGRDYVIPDDVQAEAQVVLAHRIRRGAGEGTGTELVAEALDAVAVE
- a CDS encoding DUF58 domain-containing protein, coding for MRPTRRGLGALAVGLGALYLGARFGITGLNAFVVPVIVGYGVGAVQLYRAPAPTVERSTPAPGFPGASRTVTIDVESAVPLDLHEAVPERLRVADATVVGPDGRERPGAATVTEEGATVSLPGDGSIRLECELVGRGVHDLGPATARVRDSLGLLATETELTGTAPVVVYPDVVALTDSGPLAGLVEKATADDRAAFDEVREYVPGDPLRDVNWKVSAKQAEGDLVVTEWAADEEGGITVAGEASHEYVDEMAAAVGSIATYLLDADLIIGVRVPSGEVDEERGETARNRILELLARTKAGSVGEDAEVIVRSGSDGTTVSIQGRTVPFEQLAGERPPEPADEPERSVADRVREVVS
- a CDS encoding coenzyme F420-0:L-glutamate ligase produces the protein MEVFAVEGLPEIREGDDLAALVAEQVDLRPDDVVCVASTVVSKAEGRTAALDDFPPSDRARAIADRLGRIQGEEKDPRFAEAVLAESEELLLEAPFILAVTRFGHITVNAGIDRSNVPDAELLLLPEAPSASAAALRESLPADRVVVTDTSGRPFRYGQRGVAVGWAGLPASRDWRGEHDRDGRELEATVQSVVDELAAAANLVTGEGDGGTPVAVVRDFEFGDHAGSENLFRSEDDDVVRQALRAWSFGGDSHDTDA
- a CDS encoding SRPBCC domain-containing protein — translated: MNHIDTSIDIEAPAATVWAALTDFGAYPEWNPRSRITGVAAPGERLVVAPGPEAEGMPTFRPRVLAAGPVTDDPDSEVADSDLDAADPDSDAYELRWLGHLWVRGLFDGEHSFRVEAIDEHRSRLTQSESFSGVLAGLVLRRYGADTEAGFHAVNEALKARAEGLAAAGNGADGASSDVDAVADDVDAPAA
- a CDS encoding MATE family efflux transporter, with amino-acid sequence MRFPALLARLGIVERDRADRAFDLALPVMVTGGLRVALRVSDFIFVGLATGAVGIAALELGFQYYFVAFGISLALTSGTISVVSRLTGADEPARADLAVKQSVWLALAVAVPLTVVSWVYARPLLDLLAPDAETARLGAAYLRIVMLSMAPRFWSMIAARALAGVGDTRTPMYVRLLTLPTNIVLNAVLVFGLGPAPPLGVAGAAIATAVANTAGAAVFAGIFLSGRWAIRLRVGGPQFDRGLVAEIVRVATPLTGTRLARTFGRFPFLFVLGVLGTPYVAAYAVGRRVVLFAMMPAWGYATAASTLVGQAVGGGDEEGATRDGWATVRVALATQLLAAAALAVLAAPIAMLFGTEDVALTAEFVRVFALGVAGFALSRTTRGALRGAGDTRWPFYGTLVGTYLLRLPVAFLALPVGYAVTLGPLSLAPGRGLGVVAIYAAILLDLYARAGVNAARFATGRWKAIARTARVGAGGD
- a CDS encoding RAD55 family ATPase — protein: MSSQRSMERPTGDGSDDGEMDPYDFDGLPLAPIPAGRNVLVTGPPHVGARDLVLRMVAGSLDDDEAAVLITTDTDAGGLIENCRRCGSDPATDDIGVVDCGGTDTGGTRPTRLETVAGPDDLTGIGMRYSKLCADFDADGVDRIRMGVASVSTLLSFGDVQRTSRFVHTLAGRNASIGGLGVFLLDPETQDERTVRTIAHFCDGRIQVRRGEDGDAGAELRVQGIAGPREWTPFDPDAP
- a CDS encoding 5,10-methylenetetrahydromethanopterin reductase, which gives rise to MLGIELTPEHPVDRIADLGVRAADAGFDTAFVSSHFFNRDPFVACDRLARATDIRVGPGVINPYETHPVTLASRVASLDEASGGRAVYGVGPGDPSALRSLGLVEERGLRSVLEAFSVARDLWAGETVDHDGTFGASGAGLKFEPPQGRSIPVYVGGEGPHMCRMAGKHADGLLFNGSHPDDLAWARDRVDEGAEDRPAADDEVDLAAYASVSVAEDAEAARDLAVQPVAFIAAGAAPPVLDRHGLDADRAERIGEHLSAGDFSAAFDEVTPEMVDAFCMAGTPEAVAERMAGVLEHADSLVVGSPLGPDLETAVELAGAAAREAGIEN